The following DNA comes from Solanum stenotomum isolate F172 chromosome 11, ASM1918654v1, whole genome shotgun sequence.
ACACCAAGGAGATCAAATCCTGCTGTATCAAGATTCGGGACTACAGTTGCCAGATCCTGCAATGTGAAGGACTTGAATTCAGCATTCTTTAGAAATGCGATAATATTGGCAGTAGAATCAGACTTGTCCCAAAGGtgaaaaaaaggagagaaataATTAAACTCTAGATTACCTTAGGAGGCCATTTTGGAAATGTAGATTTATAATCAGGCAAAGAAGTCACTCCAGGCCATGTATCCTCATTTGGAGTACCCACCACTCTTCATACAGAAATAGTAGGGAATCATGACATGAATAAGGAAAAGATTTAATAACAGAGAGGCAAAGAGTCATAAACTGTACTACAAACTCAATCTTTAAACCTTCTCACAACCTAACCACCCCATAGAGAGAGAGTTGATTATAAATATTAGTAATTGATTGACTAGTATGTCTTTCAGCATGAAGAATTCAGAACTGACAAGCCTTTAACGTTTATGCTCTTCTATTTCAGTTATCCAATTGCTCCGAAACCtctttttttattctaattttggTCTGTGTCATAACATCGGCCACTCAACCCATCCATGAACAACCATTCAATAAAAATGGCTTTCTTTCAAATGGAATTGGAATGATCGACAAGGAGGACAGGGCATAAGGAGATAATAAAATTACTTCctacaaaaagtaaaaataaatagtgagtATGTTCACTTTTTGAAGTAACAAAGCATTCACTAAAGGACTGGCAATGCATGTTAACACCTGAAAATGTTGAAAAGTTCATCAATCTCTGAGTCACCAGGAAAAAGGGGTTGCTGGTTAACCATCTCGGCAAATATGCAACCAGCTGACCACACATCAACCGGAGTAGAGTAGTGCCTTGATCCAAGCAGTATTTCTGGTGCCCTGTACCATAATGTCACTACCTGAAACAATGAAGTCTACTGTTGGAAGTCAAAAGAAACAAGCTCAAAAGGGTTGACGATATGCTAGAAAACATAAATGAACAGAGTATCTGTTTTTAAAATCAATGAGACTCAGACATGATAATCCAATCATTTTATTCTTCAGTCAAACAAAAAAACTTAAGCAGGAAAAAGGTTGTTCATTTAGACAGGATGCCAGATATTAAAGAGAGGCATCAGAAGTGACAACAGTTTCTGCTCATAGTAACTACTTTCTGGTCGAGTTTGAAATGGAACAACATGAGACAATGGTAATACAGGCTGGTTTGGTAATTTTGTTTCATAGAGCTGAAACCATGTACATACCTCATGAGTAAAAGTTCTAACAGGAATACCAAATGCTCTACCCAATCCAAAATCTGCAAGCTTTAACACATTGGTGCGTGGATCTATCAGCAAATTCTGAGGCTTTAGATCTCGGTGGAGAACTCTACGAGAATGACAATAAGCAATACCACGGAGCATTTGATACACAAACGACTGCAAAATTGAAGATATTACTTCATTAACCAAGAACAAGAAACCTCTCAACCCGACAACTTTTTACTATTAGGTGGTGATACTTTCTCACATTACATTCTCTgataatcatatattttaacTACTGTGTAAGGGTGCATCGCCTTCCTCTTCAACTAAGACTGCTAAACAGAGGCATGGCAAACTTCATAAAGAAGTAATGCAACAGATCAGGCAGctaaatataacaataattGCAACCTCCAATGGAATATAGATCTTAATCTTACTCACTTTTACAACACCGGTATCCTTAGAGAATTCAGGACATGAATCCATGTGCTTCTTCAAATCCAAGTCAAGATATTCAAAGACTAGATATAATCGCTTCTCACTGTGAACCACATCCAGCAACCTGTTTCCAAATAATAGGAACTTTTTTTCGCTATTAGAGAAGTTAACTTCAAAATAGCTTTTCcaacattaaaaagaaaaacttagtACTGCAACCCAAATTACTGTTATATNNNNNNNNNNNNNNNNNNNNNNNNNNNNNNNNNNNNNNNNNNNNNNNNNNNNNNNNNNNNNNNNNNNNNNNNNNNNNNNNNNNNNNNNNNNNNNNNNNNNNNNNNNNNNNNNNNNNNNNNNNNNNNNNNNNNNNNNNNNNNNNNNNNNNNNNNNNNNNNNNNNNNNNNCCCCCCCCCCCTTTTGGTCCCCCTTCCATTTAGAGTCATAATTACACAAAATTGAAATTCCCAAGGTGGACAGAAGTTCATACCTACAACATTACACCCCGGCTCACTCACACctatctcatatatatatatatatatatcaaaagtgGGAAGCTCTAAAgtgcaaagttggattaccattttacccttatactAAATCcaaatgttataaaaaaatttagggaaaaaggacgaATTTACCTCCGAACTTTGATAAATGGTACGTctatgccctccgttatactttgggTCCATCTCAGTCCCTACCGTCCAATTATCGGTACACACATGCCCCTCTCACTAATGGCCCCCTCATCCTGTCCACGTGTCTTAATCCTAATCAACTACCCGTTTGACCATTgtttttaacccataaactaaCAACCCGCCCCATAAACCCATACCCACCCGATTCCCTCTAAAATATCCTAAGTCAATTAAAAGACCCAAATCTTACATGTGAgtaattaatagaaaaaaatttaaaaaataattaccgCTTATACATGTACATGTTTCATCTTCCAAAATTAATGTTCATATTTAATCTTTTTGTCTTTAATTtatgggaaaaaggacaaatatactcccgaactatcgtaaatggtatgcaaataccctctgttatacttttgggacattggtgcccctgccgtccaaaaactagagcatatatgccctttactttaacggaagactaaatagggacacgtggcgcaatcttatccgtcgatccgatatttaataaatgtcggtcggtggataagattatgacacgtgtatatccgttagtataaagggtatatatgctctagtttttgaacGACAAGggcatcaatgtcccaaaaaaAAGAcgaagggtatctgcataccatttatgatagttcgggggtatatttgtcccttttcccttaattattgtaatactTGACCTTTCAACTTTGAAGAAAATTTCAAGACGAGGATTTGTGTGAAAATTATAAGGTCTATTGATGTGATTATAGGGATAGataacacttcaattactagaattttgaactatttgttTTTTACTTATTCGCAGAGATCGGAACTATGATGAGATCCCTCCATTTATATAGTTGAATCAATGTCACTTTTGTTAAATTGTCTTTCGGgattttttaactcttttttttatggTCAAAGGTTGAGCTTGACTTCCAGGATTTTTAACTCGTCTTTTATGATCAAAGGTTGAGTGTTTATTACTATAGCTTTGTTTCAATTTGCATTATCAAGACAAAGCATGTAAAAATTGTCTTAGAATATTTCTATCTTCCTtggtatttaattatataatggCAAAATTTAAATACCAACAATTGCactttaattctttagttatgaCATCATAATTAAGTTTCCTtagttataaatttgaattacttAATTGCATTCTACTTAATGAGAAGGAGATTTTCATCTTCTACTAATTAATATCAACATTTTATCTTCTTGAATGTGTATCCTGTAACTATTCATTTAATTTCAACAAATGATTTTTAAGAGAACAACGTTAAATGAAGAACTATTGTAAATGTGGGTGATGAAAAGTTTCAACTGCCCAGAAAATTATCTCTCTAACAATCTATAAATAATTCTCTATAAACAAGAGAGGGTAAAacataaaaagagaaattaagggTGGGGCACCATTCTTACAACGGCCAGTAAAAAGTTGAAAGAGATCCATTTTTTCTTATCGATTTCTTGTTATCGTGGAATTCGTCATCAAGATGGATCACAAAAGAGGCTTTTGGTcccttgaagaagaagaagacgaaagAGAAGCATGTGTAATTTCTGATAGACTAATTAGCACTTTATTTTCTTAGCTtatgttctttttcttcttgtgaATTTAGAGCACCATGCATTCACAATAATAAacaagagagaagaagaagaagaagttcttTACAGAGATGACTCGTAGCAATAACCGAATGTAAGTCCAAATATATGAATATCTGATCATCTATAGCAATGTTGACTCTTTAAAAGGTTGTTAAGATCTACTTGGTGGTTATCTTTGAAAATACTAACCTTTCTACCATTCACACCAAGCGTGTTATAACTATGtcaaaagtcattcaacttgATAGATTGATCACTAATTGTAACtcaaatacaatttttaaaaaaaattatgtgactTTTTACGAGTTCATACTCATTGTTATGGAGTACACACCCAGATTCTATTAATACTACAAGTGGAAAGCTCCAAAGTGAAAACttgattaccattttacccctacactaaatcaaaatgttaaaaatatctaattaattaaataaaaagtaaatacaattattgtattaaagaAAGACTGTATCAACGTGAATAATTTATTAATGAGTTATAAAGTCTCTACGAAAGCTTTTTTAGAACTTGTATATCACCTTTTGAGCTTCCTATATGTATCAACGTAAGTACTAACATCTGCTAGAATTTAATTCAAAACCAACGTGATCATTATACATCAGGttctttaatttcttgaaaCTGTAAAGATgctttcttttaaattttaagaactgtcaaagaaaattaatttctttgcAATATTTGTATGCATGCATCCTAACTTTAAATGATATATCGGCATGTCTGTTTTTTTTCAAACATGTGACTTTTCATGCATATTTCTGGATAACTTTTtatgtcttataaatatttctttccCACAACAATTTTGTTATTGACATTAGATGGTTCCAAAACAAGCAAGGAGCAAGGAGCAAGTGGTTTTGTGGCTATAAATAATGAGTTTATAACCCTTCTATAGTTATCATGATCATCGGGGATTTCttataaagaaatacaaaaaaaaaaggtatagtACTGTACGAGCTTCGTCGCCATCCTCTTCTCTGTATTCTTCTTGTCACAATTACCGGTAAAATCAAGAACTTTTTAAGCGGAACTTATATATTCCACTAAATGATCAGCATATAGAAAATGACTAATAGGCTCCTCTATAACTGCCTTGGCTGAAATTAATTGTCACTAGACAATCCAAGTTCGTTGAACGGCACAATGTCGTGTTGCATTGATGCTTAACTTCTAAATACAAACGATAATGTTAAATAAGCTTTTGCTTGTCAAAAATCTAAGTGAAACTATATGCTTTTCCCTTCCTCACTATCTGCCgtaagaaaacaataaaattaaaacataagaaaatagcAGTTTTGTAACCCACATACACTAATAATCACATAAACAGACAATCAAAGTTTTCTAAGTAAGAACTCTGTACATTCCATTAAGATCTCCAACACATGATTCAAGTGATAATCTAAGACTAGATCATGCTGCTCACCTTCTCTGTAAAGGCA
Coding sequences within:
- the LOC125844293 gene encoding cell division control protein 2 homolog A-like translates to MDQYEKIGKIGEGTYGVVYKALVRATKEIVALKKIRLEQEDEGVPSTAIREISLLKEMQHGNIVRLLDVVHSEKRLYLVFEYLDLDLKKHMDSCPEFSKDTGVVKSFVYQMLRGIAYCHSRRVLHRDLKPQNLLIDPRTNVLKLADFGLGRAFGIPVRTFTHEVVTLWYRAPEILLGSRHYSTPVDVWSAGCIFAEMVNQQPLFPGDSEIDELFNIFRVVGTPNEDTWPGVTSLPDYKSTFPKWPPKDLATVVPNLDTAGFDLLGKMLCLDPSKRITARSALEHEYFKDIGCVP